The nucleotide sequence ACGCGGCCGCTTTCGGGCAGGTTGATCTGGATCGGCAGCGACGAGGTGCCGTAGCCATAGGGGAATTTCGAGGCGAGCAGCGCATCGCCGATCAGCAGCGTCGGCTCCATCGAGCCCGACGGCACGTAGAACGGCTCGGCGAGCGCGCCCTTGGCGATGAACACGGCGGCGACGATGCCGGCGAGCTGCATGAGCTGGCCAGCCCAGCCGCTGCTCTTCCGCTTGGGAGCGGCAGTTACCTTCTCAACGCTCATGCGCCCGTTCCACCCACCGTAATGCGTTCCATCAGAAGCGACGGCTGGCCGACGCCGACAGGCACGCCCTGGCCGTTCTTGCCGCAGGTGCCGATGCCCGTGTCGAGCGCGAGATCGTTGCCGATCATGCGGATGCGATGCAGGTCGGTCGGCCCGTTGCCGATCAGCATGGCGCCCTTCAGCGGCGCGCCCAGCTTGCCGTTCTCGATCTTGTAGGCCTCGGTGCACTGGAAGACGTATTTGCCCGAGGTGATGTCGACCTGGCCGCCGCCGAAATTCGCTGCGAACACGCCGTTCTTCACGGAGCTAAGAATCTCGGCCGGATCGCGGTCGCCCGCGAGCATGTAGGTGTTGGTCATGCGCGGCATCGGCACGTGGGCATAGCCCTGGCGGCGGCCGTTGCCGGTCGGCTTCATGTTCATCAGGCGCGCGTTCTGGCGGTCCTGCATGTAGCCGACCAGAATGCCGTCCTCGATCAGCACGGTGCGGTTGGTCGGCGTGCCCTCGTCGTCGATCGACAGCGAGCCGCGGCGCGAGGCGATGGTGCCGTCGTCAACGACGGTGACGCCCTTGGCCGCGACCTGCTGGCCCATCAGGCCGGCAAACGCCGACGTCTTCTTGCGGTTGAAATCGCCTTCGAGACCGTGACCGACGGCTTCATGCAACATCACGCCGGGCCAGCCGGCGCCGAGCACGACGTCCATCTCGCCGGCGGGGGCGGGAATCGACTCAAGATTGACCAGCGCCTCGCGCAGCGCGCCGTCGGCGGCGTCGCGCCAGTTCTTGCTTTCGATGAATTCGGCATAGCCGGCGCGGCCGCCATAGCCCTTGCTGCCGCTCTCCTGCCGGTCGCCCTGGCCGGCGACGACGGAGACGTTGACGCGCACCAGCGGGCGGATGTCGCGATAGCTCTCGCCGTCGGGACGAAGGATCTCGACGACCTGCCAGGTCGCGCCCAGGCTGACGCTGACCTGCCGCACCCGCGGATCCTTGTCGCGCAAGTAAGCGTCGATCTCGGCCAGCAGTTTTACTTTTGTCTCGAAGCCGGGCGCGTCCAGCGGATTGTCGTCACTATAAAGCCGCACGTTGGTATGCGCTGGCGGGGCGGCAAAGCTGCCGGAATAGCCGCCGCGGACAGCAGCGACCGCGTCGGCGGCGCGAATCAGCGCCGGCAGCGACACGTCGGAGGAGTGGGCGTAGCCGACCGCATCATCCTTGACCGCGCGCAGGCCAAAACCCTGCGAGGTGTCATAGGTCGCCTGCTTCAGCCGCCCATTGTCGAACATCAGCGCTTCGGTCTGGCTGTATTCCAGGAACAGCTCACCGTCGTCGGCGCCGGCAAGCCCCCGCGCGACCTCGTTGCGAACCTGGTCGCGGTCGAGATTGGCGCGGTCGAGCAGGGAGGTTGTGGCTGGATTGGTCATGCGTCCGTCCATTATCGGGGGATGTGAGGCAAGATAATGGTTTTGGAACGGTTCCGCGAGGGCGCGAAACCTCACATTACGGAAACAATAGAATCGCCGCCGGTCCAGTTGCCCTACGGCAGCTTGTCGTACCCCTCGCCGAGCCCGTTCAGGCTGAGCGGGAAGCCGATGCCTTCTTCCGGCGTCTCGAAGATGATGAAGGTGGCGGTCTTGGCGCCGCGGAGCTGGCCGAGCAGCTTGTCGTCCATGACGACCTCGGCAACGCAGCCATTGGGCAGGCAGCGGACGAAGCCGGCGCGGCCGACGTCCTGGTTGTCGAGCTTGAGGCCGAGGCCAGAGGGCAGGAGCACGCCGAGCGGGGCGACCACCCGCATCAGGCGGCTCTTCTGGTCGGCGGTCTTGAGCACGATCACGGTCAGGCCGGCATTGGAGCGGTCCTCGGCCACCACACTCTGGATCAGGGCGCATTGCTCGGACTGGGCGCCCGGCGGGGTGTCGCAGCGGATCTGCCAGTCGCCATGGACGGAGCGCACCGCGCCTTGCGCATGGGCGAGGCCGGGCAGGGCCAGGACGACGGCGGCCGCCAG is from Bradyrhizobium xenonodulans and encodes:
- the tldD gene encoding metalloprotease TldD; the protein is MTNPATTSLLDRANLDRDQVRNEVARGLAGADDGELFLEYSQTEALMFDNGRLKQATYDTSQGFGLRAVKDDAVGYAHSSDVSLPALIRAADAVAAVRGGYSGSFAAPPAHTNVRLYSDDNPLDAPGFETKVKLLAEIDAYLRDKDPRVRQVSVSLGATWQVVEILRPDGESYRDIRPLVRVNVSVVAGQGDRQESGSKGYGGRAGYAEFIESKNWRDAADGALREALVNLESIPAPAGEMDVVLGAGWPGVMLHEAVGHGLEGDFNRKKTSAFAGLMGQQVAAKGVTVVDDGTIASRRGSLSIDDEGTPTNRTVLIEDGILVGYMQDRQNARLMNMKPTGNGRRQGYAHVPMPRMTNTYMLAGDRDPAEILSSVKNGVFAANFGGGQVDITSGKYVFQCTEAYKIENGKLGAPLKGAMLIGNGPTDLHRIRMIGNDLALDTGIGTCGKNGQGVPVGVGQPSLLMERITVGGTGA
- a CDS encoding invasion associated locus B family protein, yielding MGFSRCTARPATRQASGLTMLAALLAAAVVLALPGLAHAQGAVRSVHGDWQIRCDTPPGAQSEQCALIQSVVAEDRSNAGLTVIVLKTADQKSRLMRVVAPLGVLLPSGLGLKLDNQDVGRAGFVRCLPNGCVAEVVMDDKLLGQLRGAKTATFIIFETPEEGIGFPLSLNGLGEGYDKLP